In the Staphylococcus condimenti genome, one interval contains:
- a CDS encoding LysR family transcriptional regulator, whose translation MELLYLKYFKSVAETLNYTQAAEDLYISQPALSMTIKKLEKELNTELFIKKGRNIVLTENGKLLLKSVNRIFNEIDRVSEIIQNNTAIREKTVHFASSHTRLMSGIFPEYVKNYPENKYNMEITVNREIIQKLLSHHISFALNSIELTHPKIECKKIIDEDIVLTYPHKFDGLLTSDDLYNNSIYKSFLFSSHNKEYNEMLKAFLETKNIKINNSNYVDDYFLRTLLRERTNFCFLPASMCKELELPYMQDKNLIISSNIYLSTLKDTPLNEADLNLYQFIKDYYKKHQAHYIVK comes from the coding sequence ATGGAACTATTATATTTAAAGTATTTTAAAAGTGTCGCAGAAACCTTAAACTACACGCAAGCTGCAGAGGATTTATATATCAGCCAACCAGCACTTAGTATGACGATTAAGAAATTAGAAAAAGAACTTAACACGGAATTGTTTATTAAAAAAGGCAGAAATATAGTACTTACTGAAAATGGAAAATTACTGCTTAAGTCAGTTAATCGAATATTTAATGAAATAGATCGTGTAAGTGAAATAATACAAAACAATACAGCAATCAGAGAAAAAACTGTTCATTTTGCTTCTTCACACACACGTTTAATGTCAGGTATCTTCCCTGAATACGTGAAAAATTATCCTGAAAACAAATATAATATGGAAATCACTGTAAATAGAGAGATTATACAAAAATTACTCTCTCACCATATAAGCTTTGCTTTGAATTCAATAGAATTAACACATCCTAAAATCGAATGTAAAAAAATAATTGATGAAGATATTGTATTAACTTATCCTCATAAATTCGATGGATTGTTGACATCTGATGATCTATATAACAATTCCATTTATAAATCATTCTTATTTTCATCACATAATAAAGAATATAACGAAATGTTAAAAGCTTTCTTAGAAACTAAAAATATCAAAATAAATAATTCCAACTATGTAGATGATTATTTTCTACGTACTTTATTAAGAGAACGTACAAACTTCTGTTTCTTGCCAGCTTCTATGTGTAAAGAATTAGAATTACCCTATATGCAGGATAAAAATTTAATCATTTCAAGCAATATCTATCTTTCTACATTGAAAGATACACCGCTAAATGAAGCTGACTTAAACCTTTATCAATTTATAAAAGATTACTATAAAAAACATCAAGCACATTATATTGTTAAATAA
- a CDS encoding ketopantoate reductase family protein: protein MNIAIYGAGSLGTIMGAFLSESDADVDLIDVNQAHVDKLNEEGAHVVGATDYRHAVHAITPDEVNKRYDIILLLTKQVFNQQVIPKVRDILKFNGTVVSLQNGIPEELIQEVLPPANIVAGSVEFGATFEGPGVSRLTTEFDTFKNNAIQIGELDGAVTERTRAIQKALEPIGGISVSDNLPGTKWAKLIINSALSGMSAATNSTYGDVMDDPIGAKAALYAMNEVVKVGKSNGIEFEKLSILDPEAFAEITDEKAQIEIMKETLKASRLIEASMLQDLRKGRATEINYINGAVTKIGKLNDVSTPVNDLIVEIVSNAQNNKTVPDFNESMNQFKTLFDENK, encoded by the coding sequence ATGAATATAGCAATTTATGGGGCAGGTTCATTAGGAACAATTATGGGAGCATTCCTTTCTGAATCTGATGCTGATGTAGATTTAATAGATGTAAACCAAGCACATGTGGATAAACTAAATGAAGAAGGCGCTCATGTTGTGGGGGCAACAGATTATCGTCATGCGGTACATGCTATTACACCTGATGAAGTCAATAAACGATACGATATAATCTTGCTTTTAACAAAACAAGTGTTTAATCAACAAGTCATTCCGAAAGTCAGAGATATTTTGAAATTTAATGGTACAGTTGTATCATTACAAAATGGTATTCCTGAAGAGTTGATTCAAGAAGTATTGCCACCAGCTAATATTGTAGCGGGATCTGTAGAGTTCGGAGCAACTTTCGAAGGTCCTGGTGTTTCACGTTTAACAACTGAATTCGATACATTTAAAAACAACGCAATTCAAATCGGGGAATTAGATGGAGCAGTTACAGAAAGAACTAGAGCAATTCAAAAAGCATTAGAACCTATCGGCGGTATTTCAGTGTCAGATAATTTGCCAGGTACAAAATGGGCTAAATTAATTATTAATAGTGCATTAAGCGGTATGTCTGCTGCAACAAACAGCACATATGGAGACGTTATGGATGATCCAATTGGTGCTAAAGCTGCACTATATGCAATGAATGAAGTAGTAAAAGTCGGTAAAAGTAATGGTATAGAGTTTGAAAAACTAAGTATATTAGACCCAGAAGCATTTGCGGAAATTACTGATGAAAAAGCACAAATTGAAATAATGAAAGAAACATTGAAAGCTTCAAGATTAATCGAAGCAAGTATGCTGCAAGATTTAAGAAAAGGCAGAGCTACTGAAATTAATTATATTAATGGTGCTGTAACTAAAATAGGTAAATTAAACGATGTATCAACTCCAGTAAATGATTTAATCGTAGAGATTGTATCTAATGCTCAAAATAACAAAACAGTACCTGACTTTAATGAAAGCATGAATCAATTCAAAACATTATTTGATGAAAACAAATAA
- a CDS encoding acetoacetate decarboxylase, translating into MDKEQVKNISATPINAPVFPMTEIKFKNREYLNIIYETDREALEEVVPEPLKVTSNRIKFEVINMPDSTGLGSYKEAGHVIPVEYNGEKGEFYLSMYVSNQAAIASGREVAAFPKKAGNPDLFVDNDTLVGTLDYNSLRVAQATMAYKYYKMTDEEALADVTAPQFMLKSVRDYDGSLLRCELTRSQITDIKLKEAYSGPARLQLFEHVMAPLADFPVRKIVDAHHILADLTLGQPSPIYDYLK; encoded by the coding sequence ATGGATAAAGAACAAGTTAAAAATATATCAGCAACACCGATTAATGCACCTGTCTTCCCGATGACAGAAATTAAGTTCAAAAATAGAGAATATCTCAATATTATTTATGAAACAGATCGAGAAGCCCTAGAAGAGGTTGTACCTGAACCGTTAAAGGTGACAAGCAATCGTATTAAATTTGAAGTTATCAATATGCCGGACAGTACTGGATTAGGAAGTTATAAAGAAGCGGGGCATGTGATACCCGTTGAATATAACGGTGAAAAAGGTGAATTTTATCTGTCCATGTATGTTAGTAATCAAGCAGCAATTGCAAGTGGTAGAGAGGTTGCAGCCTTCCCTAAAAAAGCCGGCAATCCGGATTTGTTTGTAGATAACGATACACTTGTTGGAACGCTTGATTATAACTCTTTACGTGTTGCACAAGCTACAATGGCTTATAAATATTATAAAATGACAGATGAAGAAGCATTAGCAGATGTTACTGCACCTCAATTCATGTTGAAGTCTGTTAGAGATTATGATGGCAGTTTATTACGTTGTGAGTTAACTAGAAGTCAAATTACAGATATTAAATTGAAAGAAGCATATAGTGGACCAGCTCGTTTACAATTATTTGAACATGTGATGGCGCCACTTGCAGATTTCCCTGTAAGAAAAATTGTAGATGCTCATCACATTCTTGCTGATTTAACATTAGGACAACCAAGTCCAATTTATGATTACTTGAAATAA
- a CDS encoding histidine kinase N-terminal domain-containing protein — MEELSKHLPIMANLNKSSIFIDCPTKSNNHIIVVAEAMPDRNDVLYHNSVIKQNAYERFEPGVFEVFKTKKSVYHHRGMSQEGKVIEQNVTPIIYNNRVIAALIMEKDISNQLLEENKMKALTEATYTLSQIVSHPSEKQLFFSDMIDESLFDIDQDLIIRYFNLTAEKLVKDIVGIDCKMGLSFVELFPNIEEMLTDGQVITIKERKLQGHYFQVKCIRLFDDLGNVSGHIIMLHDITDLKEKEKELVSKSVALREVHHRVKNNLQTVASLLRLQMRRGIPDESKHYFEESLNRILSIASVYEVILDGAYADQVDIGKLIIKIGDMLVSTGNTQRLHIHYDIQESFYLPSNIAVSVALVANELITNCVTHAFNHQEEGHIDVVFGKNNKTGKLVLMVQDDGQKEQGEYKQSFGLNIINTITENDLEGKFTIDRNHLGTLGKVVFDDWGSH, encoded by the coding sequence ATTGAAGAATTATCGAAACACTTACCAATTATGGCAAATCTTAATAAGTCAAGTATTTTTATCGATTGTCCTACTAAAAGCAACAATCATATTATTGTAGTAGCAGAAGCCATGCCAGATCGAAATGATGTGTTATATCATAATTCTGTCATTAAACAAAATGCTTATGAAAGATTTGAACCGGGTGTATTCGAAGTTTTTAAAACTAAGAAAAGCGTATATCATCATAGAGGTATGTCTCAAGAAGGCAAAGTGATTGAACAAAATGTCACGCCTATTATTTACAATAATAGAGTGATTGCTGCATTAATTATGGAAAAAGACATCAGTAACCAATTGCTTGAGGAAAATAAAATGAAAGCATTGACTGAAGCGACTTATACGTTGAGTCAAATCGTATCACATCCTAGTGAAAAACAGCTATTTTTCTCAGATATGATTGATGAAAGCTTGTTTGATATCGATCAAGATTTGATTATCCGTTATTTTAATTTAACAGCAGAAAAGTTAGTGAAAGATATTGTAGGTATTGATTGTAAGATGGGGCTTTCCTTCGTCGAGTTGTTTCCTAACATAGAAGAAATGTTAACAGATGGACAAGTAATCACAATTAAAGAACGAAAACTGCAAGGTCACTACTTTCAAGTAAAGTGTATTCGATTATTTGATGATTTAGGTAATGTATCAGGGCACATCATCATGTTACATGACATCACTGACTTAAAGGAAAAGGAGAAAGAGCTTGTTTCTAAATCTGTTGCACTTCGTGAAGTGCATCACCGCGTAAAAAACAATCTTCAAACAGTTGCGAGCTTATTAAGGCTACAAATGCGCCGGGGCATACCTGATGAAAGCAAACATTATTTTGAAGAAAGTTTAAATAGAATCCTTAGTATTGCATCAGTATATGAAGTGATATTAGATGGTGCATATGCCGATCAGGTTGATATTGGCAAATTGATTATTAAAATCGGGGATATGCTTGTAAGCACGGGAAACACGCAACGCTTACATATTCATTATGACATCCAAGAATCTTTTTATCTTCCATCTAACATTGCAGTATCAGTCGCTTTGGTTGCTAATGAGTTAATTACAAATTGTGTCACGCATGCTTTTAATCACCAAGAAGAAGGTCATATTGATGTTGTTTTTGGAAAAAATAATAAAACTGGGAAATTAGTATTGATGGTGCAAGATGATGGTCAGAAAGAACAAGGAGAGTATAAGCAATCGTTTGGACTAAATATCATAAATACAATTACTGAGAATGATTTAGAAGGAAAATTTACGATTGACCGCAATCATCTCGGCACTTTGGGAAAGGTGGTATTTGATGATTGGGGGAGTCACTAA
- a CDS encoding ANTAR domain-containing response regulator, with translation MIGGVTKLKKIIVAEDDSIVRLDIVEMLKDAGYDVTSAVGNGEKAIELNEKEKPDLIIMDIKMPKLNGLKASKIISQRHNVPILIVSAFSQSEYIEQAKDANIVGYIIKPISESQLLTAVEIALAQSVKMSALRQESNSAKEEVENRKLIEKAKGLLMSEMKLNEEAAYQKLRKLSMNHHISMEKVAAKVIKQLTK, from the coding sequence ATGATTGGGGGAGTCACTAAATTGAAAAAAATTATTGTTGCTGAAGATGATTCGATTGTACGTTTAGATATTGTTGAAATGCTGAAAGACGCAGGCTATGATGTTACTTCGGCTGTGGGAAATGGAGAAAAAGCAATTGAGCTGAATGAAAAAGAAAAACCGGATTTAATTATTATGGATATTAAGATGCCGAAACTAAATGGCTTAAAAGCAAGTAAGATTATCAGTCAGCGCCATAATGTACCTATCTTAATCGTATCTGCATTCAGCCAAAGTGAATATATTGAACAAGCTAAAGATGCTAATATTGTAGGATATATCATCAAACCTATTTCAGAATCTCAGTTATTAACTGCGGTTGAAATTGCTTTAGCACAATCTGTGAAAATGTCTGCACTTAGACAAGAGTCGAATTCAGCGAAAGAAGAAGTTGAAAATCGCAAGCTCATAGAGAAAGCAAAAGGATTGTTGATGTCTGAAATGAAATTAAATGAAGAAGCTGCTTACCAAAAATTACGCAAACTGAGTATGAATCATCATATTTCGATGGAGAAAGTAGCAGCAAAAGTTATTAAGCAGTTGACCAAATGA
- the eutH gene encoding ethanolamine utilization protein EutH — protein MEHIGTVIIYIIMICAVLGAFGAIRNPEVGIGKEFMEGIFTIGPIFANSAGIMASIPFISRFIEQVFGPLFHKIGADPAIAATSILATDMGGYQLANVLKESYEGWIMAMIVGFMAGATIVFSIPLGLPMLEKRDHKYMALGILSGLLAIPFGVFISTFIMIMSHVKIRTTIETVGAATHVFSISFSTVLLNLLPLLIFVVVTAAGLYFFSDIMIKGFIIFGKILDVCIKLVFVFSVVQIFTGFFTNVFGVWGFDPIMADDKDKFRALENAGNIAIMLSGAFPMVYLIRKYFSNALTRFGQKVGLSEVGSAGIIATMANILAMFKLVKDMPPKDKVINISFGVCSAFLLGDHLSYTANFQPNLIPAVMIGKFSAGLIAIGFAYLLCLPKARKLEEIDRRAGIIKPDEYLEEEAIERGEAVPETESKI, from the coding sequence ATGGAACATATTGGTACAGTAATCATATATATCATCATGATTTGTGCAGTATTAGGTGCTTTTGGGGCAATCAGGAATCCTGAGGTCGGAATCGGTAAAGAATTTATGGAAGGGATATTTACAATTGGTCCTATCTTTGCTAATTCAGCAGGGATTATGGCTTCTATTCCATTTATTTCACGTTTTATTGAGCAGGTATTCGGGCCATTATTTCATAAAATAGGGGCTGATCCAGCCATTGCTGCAACTTCAATCTTAGCCACGGATATGGGTGGATACCAGTTAGCAAATGTCTTAAAAGAAAGTTATGAAGGATGGATTATGGCAATGATTGTAGGTTTCATGGCAGGAGCTACAATTGTATTTTCTATTCCTTTAGGGTTGCCAATGTTAGAAAAAAGAGATCATAAATATATGGCATTAGGGATATTATCTGGATTGCTAGCAATTCCTTTTGGTGTATTTATTTCTACATTTATTATGATTATGAGTCATGTAAAAATAAGAACAACTATAGAAACAGTAGGTGCAGCTACACATGTATTTTCAATTAGTTTTTCAACAGTGTTGTTGAATTTATTGCCACTACTCATTTTTGTTGTCGTCACAGCAGCAGGTTTATATTTCTTCTCAGATATTATGATTAAAGGATTTATCATTTTCGGTAAAATTTTAGATGTCTGTATTAAACTCGTCTTTGTATTCTCAGTGGTACAGATTTTTACTGGATTTTTCACAAATGTATTTGGTGTATGGGGATTTGATCCCATCATGGCAGATGATAAAGATAAATTCAGAGCTTTGGAAAATGCTGGGAATATCGCAATTATGCTTTCAGGAGCATTTCCGATGGTTTACTTAATTAGAAAATACTTTTCAAATGCTTTAACACGATTTGGACAAAAAGTAGGATTGAGTGAAGTGGGAAGTGCTGGGATTATTGCTACAATGGCTAATATTTTAGCAATGTTTAAATTGGTTAAAGATATGCCCCCAAAAGATAAAGTTATTAATATTTCTTTTGGTGTATGTTCAGCTTTCTTGCTTGGAGACCATCTCTCTTACACCGCTAATTTCCAACCAAATTTAATCCCAGCAGTCATGATTGGTAAATTCAGTGCAGGACTCATTGCTATCGGGTTTGCTTATCTCTTATGTTTGCCTAAAGCAAGAAAATTGGAAGAAATTGATCGACGTGCAGGTATTATTAAACCTGATGAATATTTAGAAGAAGAAGCAATTGAACGCGGTGAAGCAGTTCCAGAAACAGAATCTAAAATATAA
- a CDS encoding SDR family NAD(P)-dependent oxidoreductase, with product MRLKDKVCIITGAGGGMGKVAAEMFSKEGAKVAVFERDQKAGKQVVNQIKQDGGEASFYEVDIIDEDAVKNAVDNVVEEYGRIDVLYNNAGVMPEADNSVINTDQTVWDLVMNINVKGIFLMTKYVIPVMEKQESGSIINIASFVAQMGCSVPQDAYTASKGAVVALTKSLAIQFRPKGIRTNAISPGPIETPLLMEWLVSDEEAKAVRLGRQPAGRFGKPEDIVNCAIYLASDESNWTNGANINVDGGITANYF from the coding sequence ATGAGATTAAAAGATAAAGTATGTATTATAACAGGTGCCGGCGGTGGCATGGGTAAGGTCGCAGCAGAGATGTTTTCTAAAGAAGGTGCGAAAGTTGCTGTATTTGAAAGAGATCAAAAAGCAGGAAAACAAGTTGTGAATCAAATCAAGCAAGATGGTGGTGAAGCCTCTTTCTATGAGGTCGATATTATTGATGAAGATGCTGTAAAAAACGCAGTAGACAACGTTGTTGAAGAATATGGCCGTATTGATGTGTTATACAATAATGCAGGCGTAATGCCTGAGGCTGACAACTCTGTTATCAATACTGATCAAACAGTTTGGGACTTAGTGATGAATATCAATGTTAAAGGTATTTTCTTGATGACAAAATATGTTATTCCAGTTATGGAAAAACAAGAATCCGGATCTATTATTAATATTGCTTCTTTTGTAGCTCAAATGGGTTGTTCGGTTCCTCAGGATGCCTATACTGCATCTAAAGGGGCGGTAGTCGCATTAACAAAATCATTAGCTATTCAATTCCGACCTAAAGGTATCAGAACCAATGCTATCAGCCCAGGCCCTATAGAAACACCTTTATTAATGGAATGGCTTGTATCTGATGAAGAAGCCAAAGCAGTCCGTCTAGGCCGCCAACCTGCAGGACGTTTCGGCAAACCTGAAGATATTGTCAATTGTGCCATCTATCTTGCTTCAGATGAATCAAATTGGACAAATGGGGCAAATATTAATGTAGATGGTGGTATAACTGCTAATTATTTCTAA
- a CDS encoding glutamine synthetase family protein, whose product MFREINDFNKHRRNKKKTGNITKDEMMEMIEKGEIDTLVLGFCDMQGRLMGKRITGDFILENDISEGTHFCNYLLGTNFEMDTDDGYDFMNWDKGYGDYLALPDWNTLKVIPWMSRTAMVFADVYTVDGSEPISVAPRNILQHQIKKAEAYGLSPHMASELEFYLFNDSFKDINAQGYDELEPAGHLNEDYNLLQGSKNEPLYQEIRRQMSLMDIIVESSKGEAYKGQHEINLKYSDAINAADQHLMFKHGMKEICIQNDKSVTFMAKPFEEWTGSSGHIHLSMMDTKTGKNAFYAGDDASNPMSETMQHFLAGVIKYTKDFALMFAPNINSYKRFAPNSWAPVSIAWSKDNRSAGYRVVGDGNALRFESRICGADMNPYLAYAALIGAGLYGIEHKETLADELKGNAYEQNEVDRIPSSLHQAILEWKNSDVVKEVLGEEVAKHYLHAAQTEQDEYDSFVTTWERARYFEQG is encoded by the coding sequence ATGTTTAGAGAAATTAATGATTTTAACAAACATCGTCGTAACAAAAAGAAAACGGGAAACATCACAAAAGATGAAATGATGGAAATGATTGAAAAAGGCGAAATCGATACTTTGGTTCTTGGTTTTTGCGATATGCAAGGGCGTTTGATGGGGAAACGTATCACAGGTGATTTCATTTTAGAAAATGACATTTCAGAGGGCACACATTTTTGTAACTATCTCTTAGGTACAAACTTCGAAATGGATACGGATGATGGCTATGACTTCATGAATTGGGACAAAGGATATGGTGATTATTTAGCATTACCAGATTGGAACACCTTAAAAGTAATTCCTTGGATGTCACGTACAGCTATGGTTTTCGCAGATGTATACACTGTAGACGGCAGTGAACCGATCAGCGTTGCACCACGCAACATCTTACAACACCAAATCAAAAAAGCTGAAGCTTATGGTCTATCACCTCATATGGCCAGTGAATTAGAATTTTATTTATTTAATGATTCATTCAAAGATATTAATGCACAAGGTTATGATGAACTAGAACCAGCAGGTCATTTAAACGAAGACTACAATTTATTGCAAGGTTCAAAAAACGAACCACTTTACCAAGAAATTCGTCGACAAATGAGTTTGATGGACATTATCGTTGAATCTTCTAAAGGCGAAGCTTACAAAGGACAACATGAAATAAACTTAAAATATTCAGATGCAATCAATGCAGCAGATCAACATTTAATGTTCAAACACGGAATGAAAGAAATCTGTATTCAAAATGATAAATCTGTCACTTTCATGGCTAAACCTTTTGAAGAATGGACAGGTTCAAGTGGTCATATTCATTTAAGCATGATGGATACAAAAACTGGCAAAAATGCTTTTTATGCAGGCGATGATGCATCAAATCCAATGTCAGAAACAATGCAGCATTTCTTAGCAGGTGTTATCAAATATACTAAGGATTTTGCATTAATGTTTGCTCCGAATATCAATTCTTATAAACGCTTTGCTCCTAATAGTTGGGCGCCGGTGAGTATAGCATGGAGTAAAGATAACCGTTCTGCTGGTTATCGTGTTGTAGGTGACGGAAATGCTTTACGTTTTGAATCTCGTATTTGCGGAGCAGACATGAATCCATATCTTGCTTATGCCGCTTTAATCGGTGCTGGTTTATATGGTATTGAACATAAAGAAACTTTAGCTGATGAGTTAAAAGGAAATGCGTATGAACAAAACGAAGTGGATCGTATTCCATCATCTCTTCACCAAGCTATTTTAGAATGGAAAAACAGTGACGTTGTAAAAGAAGTTCTTGGCGAAGAAGTAGCAAAACACTATTTACATGCAGCACAAACAGAACAAGATGAATACGATTCATTTGTAACCACTTGGGAACGTGCGCGTTACTTTGAGCAAGGTTAA